One window of the Sparus aurata chromosome 17, fSpaAur1.1, whole genome shotgun sequence genome contains the following:
- the LOC115566862 gene encoding transmembrane protein 176B → MITASHSYSQTGFARQTTIPSAQTQPGAGRMSLTMTKADGVTVLTLTSDPKSSCPPLCQILKGLCYSPACCSLSQRLRRVQRSSQSVLGALHIMVGLLNIGLGAILCAGASWWQIDESGFPFWLGGIFIMFGAIGILSEKYPSPCMVILNVSLNLLAGLAFTIAAIALYSINLSYLWVSFCDDYDDSYRRHNTPSPGEDMIKEKCKEGRALVLMLSRGINGLLIVLSVLELCLVISSAVLGIKALCNSERRENENNEDPERYKPLLEEVTSNPAA, encoded by the exons GTGCAGGCAGGATGTCTCTGACCATGACCAAGGCTGATGGGGTCACTGTGTTaactttgacctctgaccccaaAAGCTCCTGTCCTCCACTGTGTCAAATCTTGAAGGGCCTTTGCTACAGCCCAGCATGCTGCTCCTTGTCTCAGCGCCTGAGGAGAGTCCAGAGATCTTCTCAGTCAGTACTTGGG gcTCTGCATATCATGGTTGGATTGCTCAACATCGGCCTCGGAGCAATCCTCTGTGCTGGTGCCTCTTGGTGGCAAATCGATGAGAGCGGGTTTCCTTTTTGGCTTGGAGGAATA TTTATCATGTTTGGTGCCATTGGTATTTTGTCTGAGAAGTACCCCAGCCCGTGTATG GTCATCCTCAATGTGAGCCTCAATCTTCTAGCAGGACTTGCTTTTACCATTGCAGCCATCGCACTCTACAGCATCAATTTATCATATCTGTGGGTATCATTTTGTGACGATTATGACGATAGTTACAGACGACACAATACACCGTCTCCTGGTGAGGACATGATCAAGGAGAAATGCAAAGAGGGCCGAGCACTGGTTCTG ATGCTATCAAGAGGCATTAACGGTTTGCTGATTGTCCTGTCAGTCCTGGAGCTCTGCCTCGTCATCAGCTCTGCCGTCTTGGGGATCAAGGCTCTGTGTAacagtgagaggagagaaaatgag AACAATGAAGACCCAGAGCGTTACAAGCCACTCCTGGAGGAAGTCACCAGTAACCCTGCAGCCTAA
- the LOC115566864 gene encoding uncharacterized protein LOC115566864 has translation MSLTMTKADGVTVLTLTADPESSCPPLCQILKGLCYSPVCCSLSQRLRRVQRSSQSVLGALHIMVGLLNIGLGAILRSSGGASSWRMDVSGFPFWLGAIFIMFGSIGILSEKYPSPCMVILNVTLNLLAGVAFAIAAIALYIINFADIWVWMCEDYDYRYRRHYTPSPGEDMVREKCEEGSALVLMLARGINGLLIVLSVLELCLVISSAVLGIKALRNSERRENENNEDPERYKPLLEEVTSNPTA, from the exons ATGTCTCTGACCATGACTAAGGCTGATGGGGTCACTGTGTTAACTTTGACTGCTGACCCCGAAAGCTCCTGTCCTCCACTGTGTCAAATCTTGAAGGGCCTTTGCTACAGCCCCGTGTGCTGCTCCTTGTCTCAGCGCCTGAGGAGAGTCCAGAGATCTTCTCAGTCAGTACTTGGG GCTCTGCATATCATGGTTGGATTGCTCAACATCGGCCTCGGAGCAATCCTCCGTAGCAGTGGTGGTGCCTCTTCATGGCGAATGGATGTGAGCGGGTTTCCCTTTTGGTTGGGAGCAATA TTCATCATGTTTGGTTCCATTGGTATTTTGTCTGAGAAGTACCCCAGCCCATGTATG GTCATCCTCAATGTGACCCTGAATCTTCTAGCAGGAGTTGCTTTTGCCATTGCAGCCATTGCACTCTACATTATCAACTTTGCAGATATTTGGGTATGGATGTGCGAAGATTATGATTATCGTTACAGACGACACTATACACCATCTCCTGGTGAGGACATGGTCAGGGAGAAATGCGAGGAGGGCAGTGCGCTGGTTCTG ATGCTAGCAAGAGGCATTAACGGTTTGCTGATTGTCCTGTCAGTCCTGGAGCTCTGCCTCGTCATCAGCTCTGCCGTCTTGGGGATCAAGGCTCTGAGGAacagtgagaggagagaaaatgag AACAATGAAGACCCAGAGCGTTACAAGCCACTCCTGGAGGAAGTCACCAGTAACCCTACAGCCTAA